In Salarias fasciatus chromosome 20, fSalaFa1.1, whole genome shotgun sequence, a single window of DNA contains:
- the LOC115407906 gene encoding acylamino-acid-releasing enzyme isoform X1, protein MAECTTTPSSGCLSWSQCENKLLYVAEKSRSASEDGPDVDQASRKDRNVYCEDWGEALANRSVPVICVADLQSNSVAVLPSVPPDVSPGQALWAPGGQAVFFVGWYHEPFRLGLKFCSNRRSALFSLSLDGHCERLTGDDLSVSSPRLSPDGSTLVYLQGRVFGPHNQCLSLQQLDLKSRKMETLLDVVGRPQAEEFAGVYEALPSCCWSADSQRVVFSSARRNWKDLFVVDRRTKKVTSLSDNLPDDSKPYGSWKLLTIQGDLMVVCCSSPNTPPTLKVAFLSAAGEAVVWCALHPPVPTLDFHWSTLDVTPAADEDNPLYSGLDFGAILVKPSLPLCGSRMPLVVFIHGGPHSQSPAEWNSTTAGLAKLGFAVLMVNYRGSTGFGQDSILSLIGHVGSQDVKDVQRAVLTALQTDPTLDPERLAVIGGSHGGFLTCHLLGQYPDFYRAGAARNPVINAATLLGTSDIVDWRYTSAGFQFSYDRIPTAEALAAMLQKSPITHAAQIKAPVLLMLGGRDRRVSPHQGLELYKVLKSRGSPVRLLWFPEDGHSLSRVDTQADCFLNTALWLQQHL, encoded by the exons ATGGCAGAGTGTACGACGACG cccAGTTCCGGCTGCCTGTCGTGGtctcagtgtgagaacaaactGCTGTACGTGGCTGAGAAAAGCAGGAGCGCGTCAGAAGACGGACCGGACGTGGATCAAGCGAGCAGAAAG GACAGGAACGTGTACTGTGAGGACTGGGGAGAGGCTCTGGCCAACCGGAGCGTCCCGGTCATCTGTGTGGCGGACCTGCAGAGCAACTCGGTCGCAGTGCTGCCGAGTGTCCCGCCGGATGTCTcccctggacag GCTCTGTGGGCTCCTGGAGGTCAAgcagtgttttttgttggttGGTATCACGAACCTTTCAGACTTGGACTGAAATTTTGTTCCAACCGCCG aTCAGCCTTATTCAGCCTCAGCCTGGATGGACACTGTG AGCGTCTGACGGGGGACGATCTCTCCGTGTCCTCCCCCAGACTGAGTCCGGACGGGTCCACGCTCGTGTACCTGCAGGGCCGAGTGTTCGGTCCTCACAACCAGTGCCTTAGCTTACAGCAG CTGGACttgaagagcaggaagatggAGACGCTCCTGGACGTCGTCGGCAGACCTCAGGCTG AGGAGTTTGCAGGCGTGTACGAAGCTCtgccgtcctgctgctggtctgcagACAGTCAGAGAGTGGTCTTCAGCAGCGCTCGCAGGAACTGGAAG GATCTGTTTGTGGTCGACAGAAGAACAAAGAAAGTTACCTCCCTCTCTGATA attTGCCTGATGATTCTAAACCTTACGGAAGCTGGAAGCTTCTGACCATCCAGGGTGACCTGATGGTGGTGTGCTGCTCCAGCCCCAACACGCCTCCCACTCTG AAAGTGGCGTTTCTGTCGGCCGCAGGCGAAGCTGTAGTCTGGTGCGCCCTCCATCCGCCCGTCCCGACGCTCGACTTCCACTGGTCGACTCTGGACGTCACGCCGGCTGCAGACGAGGACAATCCACTCTACT CCGGTTTAGACTTTGGAGCCATCTTGGTTAAACCGTCTCTTCCTCTTTGTGGAAGCAGGATGCCTCTGGTCGTCTTCATCCACG GTGGGCCACACTCTCAGTCCCCTGCTGAGTGGAACAGCACCACAGCCGGACTGGCCAAACTCGGCTTTGCTGTCCTCATGG TAAACTACCGGGGATCGACGGGGTTCGGCCAGGACAGCATTTTGTCCCTGATTGGTCACGTCGGGAGCCAGGATGTGAAAGACGTGCAG AGGGCCGTGCTCACGGCGCTGCAGACTGACCCCACCCTGGACCCTGAGCGCCTGGCCGTGATCGGTGGCTCTCACGGAGGTTTCCTGACATGTCACCTCCTCGGTCAGTACCCGGACTTCTACCGAGCCGGCGCAGCCAGGAACCCGGTCATCAATGCGGCCACATTGCTGGGAACCAGCGACATCGTGGACTG GCGTTATACCAGTGCTGGATTTCAGTTCTCATACGACCGGATACCCACAGCTGAGGCTCTGGCTGCCATGTTACAGAAGTCACCGATCACACACGCTGCTCAg ATCAAGGCTCCAGTGCTGCTGATGCTGGGAGGCAGAGACAGGCGGGTGTCTCCTCACCAGGGCCTGGAGCTCTACAAAGTGCTGAAGAGCAGAGGGTCCCCCGTCAG GTTGTTGTGGTTTCCAGAAGATGGACATTCTCTGTCCAGAGTGGACACACAGGCCGACTGCTTCCTCAACACGgcgctgtggctgcagcagcatctgtGA
- the LOC115407906 gene encoding acylamino-acid-releasing enzyme isoform X2 — MEPGQITWLYAQLSGHPAPVAAHVREEQLPEVRVYTVTAEWSQSSLVRSARLRSLQQWTLIADSNNHRSIRTVLPPGPCVPLSTELLSRRSPVQDLRGVIRETYGYQLLEVWDSHGLRRCFNLTVMDVHGRVYDDGKTTEASGCLSWSQCENKLLYVAEKSRSASEDGPDVDQASRKDRNVYCEDWGEALANRSVPVICVADLQSNSVAVLPSVPPDVSPGQALWAPGGQAVFFVGWYHEPFRLGLKFCSNRRSALFSLSLDGHCERLTGDDLSVSSPRLSPDGSTLVYLQGRVFGPHNQCLSLQQLDLKSRKMETLLDVVGRPQAEEFAGVYEALPSCCWSADSQRVVFSSARRNWKDLFVVDRRTKKVTSLSDNLPDDSKPYGSWKLLTIQGDLMVVCCSSPNTPPTLKVAFLSAAGEAVVWCALHPPVPTLDFHWSTLDVTPAADEDNPLYSGLDFGAILVKPSLPLCGSRMPLVVFIHGGPHSQSPAEWNSTTAGLAKLGFAVLMVNYRGSTGFGQDSILSLIGHVGSQDVKDVQRAVLTALQTDPTLDPERLAVIGGSHGGFLTCHLLGQYPDFYRAGAARNPVINAATLLGTSDIVDWRYTSAGFQFSYDRIPTAEALAAMLQKSPITHAAQIKAPVLLMLGGRDRRVSPHQGLELYKVLKSRGSPVRLLWFPEDGHSLSRVDTQADCFLNTALWLQQHL, encoded by the exons ATGGAGCCCGGACAGATCACCTGGCTGTACGCTCAGCTCAGCGGCCACCCGGCGCCTGTTGCAGCGCATGTGAGGGAGGAGCAGCTCCCGGAGGTCCGGGTCTACACGGTTACAGCAG AATGGAGTCAGAGCAGTCTGGTCCGGAGCGCCAGACTTCGCTCCTTGCAGCAGTGGACTCTGATCGCAGACAGCAACAATCACAGGAGCATCCGGACCGTCCTCCCTCCCGGACCCTGCGTCCCCCTGTCTACAGA GTTGCTGAGTCGACGCTCTCCTGTTCAAGACCTCAGAGGCGTCATCAGGGAGACATACGGTTACCAGCTTCTAGAG GTGTGGGACAGCCACGGCCTCCGAAGATGCTTCAACCTGACTGTCATGGACGTACATGGCAGAGTGTACGACGACGGTAAGACGACGGAGGC TTCCGGCTGCCTGTCGTGGtctcagtgtgagaacaaactGCTGTACGTGGCTGAGAAAAGCAGGAGCGCGTCAGAAGACGGACCGGACGTGGATCAAGCGAGCAGAAAG GACAGGAACGTGTACTGTGAGGACTGGGGAGAGGCTCTGGCCAACCGGAGCGTCCCGGTCATCTGTGTGGCGGACCTGCAGAGCAACTCGGTCGCAGTGCTGCCGAGTGTCCCGCCGGATGTCTcccctggacag GCTCTGTGGGCTCCTGGAGGTCAAgcagtgttttttgttggttGGTATCACGAACCTTTCAGACTTGGACTGAAATTTTGTTCCAACCGCCG aTCAGCCTTATTCAGCCTCAGCCTGGATGGACACTGTG AGCGTCTGACGGGGGACGATCTCTCCGTGTCCTCCCCCAGACTGAGTCCGGACGGGTCCACGCTCGTGTACCTGCAGGGCCGAGTGTTCGGTCCTCACAACCAGTGCCTTAGCTTACAGCAG CTGGACttgaagagcaggaagatggAGACGCTCCTGGACGTCGTCGGCAGACCTCAGGCTG AGGAGTTTGCAGGCGTGTACGAAGCTCtgccgtcctgctgctggtctgcagACAGTCAGAGAGTGGTCTTCAGCAGCGCTCGCAGGAACTGGAAG GATCTGTTTGTGGTCGACAGAAGAACAAAGAAAGTTACCTCCCTCTCTGATA attTGCCTGATGATTCTAAACCTTACGGAAGCTGGAAGCTTCTGACCATCCAGGGTGACCTGATGGTGGTGTGCTGCTCCAGCCCCAACACGCCTCCCACTCTG AAAGTGGCGTTTCTGTCGGCCGCAGGCGAAGCTGTAGTCTGGTGCGCCCTCCATCCGCCCGTCCCGACGCTCGACTTCCACTGGTCGACTCTGGACGTCACGCCGGCTGCAGACGAGGACAATCCACTCTACT CCGGTTTAGACTTTGGAGCCATCTTGGTTAAACCGTCTCTTCCTCTTTGTGGAAGCAGGATGCCTCTGGTCGTCTTCATCCACG GTGGGCCACACTCTCAGTCCCCTGCTGAGTGGAACAGCACCACAGCCGGACTGGCCAAACTCGGCTTTGCTGTCCTCATGG TAAACTACCGGGGATCGACGGGGTTCGGCCAGGACAGCATTTTGTCCCTGATTGGTCACGTCGGGAGCCAGGATGTGAAAGACGTGCAG AGGGCCGTGCTCACGGCGCTGCAGACTGACCCCACCCTGGACCCTGAGCGCCTGGCCGTGATCGGTGGCTCTCACGGAGGTTTCCTGACATGTCACCTCCTCGGTCAGTACCCGGACTTCTACCGAGCCGGCGCAGCCAGGAACCCGGTCATCAATGCGGCCACATTGCTGGGAACCAGCGACATCGTGGACTG GCGTTATACCAGTGCTGGATTTCAGTTCTCATACGACCGGATACCCACAGCTGAGGCTCTGGCTGCCATGTTACAGAAGTCACCGATCACACACGCTGCTCAg ATCAAGGCTCCAGTGCTGCTGATGCTGGGAGGCAGAGACAGGCGGGTGTCTCCTCACCAGGGCCTGGAGCTCTACAAAGTGCTGAAGAGCAGAGGGTCCCCCGTCAG GTTGTTGTGGTTTCCAGAAGATGGACATTCTCTGTCCAGAGTGGACACACAGGCCGACTGCTTCCTCAACACGgcgctgtggctgcagcagcatctgtGA
- the ifrd2 gene encoding interferon-related developmental regulator 2 isoform X2, with product MPRSKRGKRGSGKPGNKNGLKGESAASDDELMSDVLSHYSSASESTTVLEDGSGEQVDEQTAQEETEDKLKQCIDNLMDKSAKTRLAALESLRLAFSSRVLYDFLTERRLTVSDCLERSLKKGSSEEQAAAATVFALLCIQLGGGDEAEEGFKMLRPILTAILMDNTAGIAARQSCARALGMCCYVSAAEDGEDLIKSLALLESVFMSSYPNREGTLPTPKPGSSGLHSAALQAWSLLVTLCPASKLTLLLSFHLPKLQACLESSDVNYRIAVGETIALLVELGRDIDEDFEVDDSDGLCECLKSLATDGNKHRAKNDRRKQRSIFREVLHYIENEDFTEEKIRFGVEGVYIDSWMRRRIYDAFKEILESGVRHHLQFNPLLRDIFGLGAPLILDATIKANKISRFEKHLFNSAAFKARTKQRNKVRDKRADVM from the exons ATGCCGCGGAGCAAAAGAGGGAAACGTGGCTCCGGTAAACCGG GTAATAAAAATGGGCTGAAGGGAGAATCCGCCGCCAGCGACGACGAGCTGATGTCTGATGTTCTCAGCCACTACAGCAGCGCCAGCGAGAGCACCACGGTGCTGGAGGACGGCTCAG GTGAGCAGGTGGATGAGCAGACTGCCCAGGAAGAAACAGAAGACAAGCTCAAACAGTGTATAGACAACCTAATGGACAAGAG TGCCAAGACTCGTCTGGCCGCTCTGGAGTCACTACGACTGGCCTTCTCCTCCAGAGTGCTGTACGACTTCCTGACAGAGAGACGCCTCACTGTCAGCGACTGCTTGGAAAGAAGCCTGAAAAAAG GCAGCAGCGAGGAGCAGGCGGCGGCAGCCACAGTCTTCGCTCTGCTCTGCATCCAGCTCGGTGGCGGAGACGAGGCAGAGGAGGGTTTTAAGATGCTTCGTCCCATCCTCACTGCCATCCTGATGGACAACACTGCCGGCATCGCAGCTCGCCAGAGT TGTGCGAGGGCGTTGGGGATGTGCTGCTACGTCTCCGCTGCTGAAGATGGAGAA GATCTGATCAAGTCTCTGGCCCTTCTGGAGAGTGTGTTCATGTCCTCCTACCCCAACAGAGAGGGAACGCTGCCCACTCCTAAACCCGGGAGCTCCGGTCTGCACAGCGCCGCCCTGCAGGCCTGGTCACTGCTGGTCACCCTCTGTCCGGCCTCTAaactcacactgctgctcagttT TCACCTTCCTAAACTGCAGGCATGTCTCGAGAGCAGCGACGTCAACTACAGGATAGCGGTGGGAGAGACCATCGCCCTGCTGGTGGAGCTCGGACGAGACATAGACGAG GACTTTGAGGTGGACGACAGTGACGGTCTCTGTGAATGTCTGAAGAGTTTAGCCACCGATGGCAACAAACACCGAGCCAAGAACGACAGGAGGAAACAGCGCTCCATCTTCAGAGAGGTGTTGCACTATATAGAG AACGAGGACTTCACAGAGGAGAAGATCCGGTTTGGGGTGGAAGGCGTTTACATCGACAGCTGGATGAGGAGACGAATCTACGACGCCTTCAAAGAAATCCTCGAATCCGGGGTCCGACATCATCTCCAG TTTAATCCTCTACTGAGGGACATCTTTGGCCTCGGCGCTCCTCTCATCCTCGACGCGACTATCAAAGCCAACAAGATCTCACGGTTTGAGAAG CATCTTTTCAACTCTGCTGCCTTCAAAGCCAGAACCAAGCAGAGGAATAAAGTTAGGGACAAACGCGCAGACGTGATGTGA
- the ifrd2 gene encoding interferon-related developmental regulator 2 isoform X1: MPRSKRGKRGSGKPGSLRQEVLQLQLSAKTPLKGNKNGLKGESAASDDELMSDVLSHYSSASESTTVLEDGSGEQVDEQTAQEETEDKLKQCIDNLMDKSAKTRLAALESLRLAFSSRVLYDFLTERRLTVSDCLERSLKKGSSEEQAAAATVFALLCIQLGGGDEAEEGFKMLRPILTAILMDNTAGIAARQSCARALGMCCYVSAAEDGEDLIKSLALLESVFMSSYPNREGTLPTPKPGSSGLHSAALQAWSLLVTLCPASKLTLLLSFHLPKLQACLESSDVNYRIAVGETIALLVELGRDIDEDFEVDDSDGLCECLKSLATDGNKHRAKNDRRKQRSIFREVLHYIENEDFTEEKIRFGVEGVYIDSWMRRRIYDAFKEILESGVRHHLQFNPLLRDIFGLGAPLILDATIKANKISRFEKHLFNSAAFKARTKQRNKVRDKRADVM; encoded by the exons ATGCCGCGGAGCAAAAGAGGGAAACGTGGCTCCGGTAAACCGG GCTCTCTTCGACAAGAggttcttcagctgcagctgtcagccAAAACACCACTTAAAG GTAATAAAAATGGGCTGAAGGGAGAATCCGCCGCCAGCGACGACGAGCTGATGTCTGATGTTCTCAGCCACTACAGCAGCGCCAGCGAGAGCACCACGGTGCTGGAGGACGGCTCAG GTGAGCAGGTGGATGAGCAGACTGCCCAGGAAGAAACAGAAGACAAGCTCAAACAGTGTATAGACAACCTAATGGACAAGAG TGCCAAGACTCGTCTGGCCGCTCTGGAGTCACTACGACTGGCCTTCTCCTCCAGAGTGCTGTACGACTTCCTGACAGAGAGACGCCTCACTGTCAGCGACTGCTTGGAAAGAAGCCTGAAAAAAG GCAGCAGCGAGGAGCAGGCGGCGGCAGCCACAGTCTTCGCTCTGCTCTGCATCCAGCTCGGTGGCGGAGACGAGGCAGAGGAGGGTTTTAAGATGCTTCGTCCCATCCTCACTGCCATCCTGATGGACAACACTGCCGGCATCGCAGCTCGCCAGAGT TGTGCGAGGGCGTTGGGGATGTGCTGCTACGTCTCCGCTGCTGAAGATGGAGAA GATCTGATCAAGTCTCTGGCCCTTCTGGAGAGTGTGTTCATGTCCTCCTACCCCAACAGAGAGGGAACGCTGCCCACTCCTAAACCCGGGAGCTCCGGTCTGCACAGCGCCGCCCTGCAGGCCTGGTCACTGCTGGTCACCCTCTGTCCGGCCTCTAaactcacactgctgctcagttT TCACCTTCCTAAACTGCAGGCATGTCTCGAGAGCAGCGACGTCAACTACAGGATAGCGGTGGGAGAGACCATCGCCCTGCTGGTGGAGCTCGGACGAGACATAGACGAG GACTTTGAGGTGGACGACAGTGACGGTCTCTGTGAATGTCTGAAGAGTTTAGCCACCGATGGCAACAAACACCGAGCCAAGAACGACAGGAGGAAACAGCGCTCCATCTTCAGAGAGGTGTTGCACTATATAGAG AACGAGGACTTCACAGAGGAGAAGATCCGGTTTGGGGTGGAAGGCGTTTACATCGACAGCTGGATGAGGAGACGAATCTACGACGCCTTCAAAGAAATCCTCGAATCCGGGGTCCGACATCATCTCCAG TTTAATCCTCTACTGAGGGACATCTTTGGCCTCGGCGCTCCTCTCATCCTCGACGCGACTATCAAAGCCAACAAGATCTCACGGTTTGAGAAG CATCTTTTCAACTCTGCTGCCTTCAAAGCCAGAACCAAGCAGAGGAATAAAGTTAGGGACAAACGCGCAGACGTGATGTGA